The Silene latifolia isolate original U9 population chromosome X, ASM4854445v1, whole genome shotgun sequence genome contains the following window.
ACGTGACTTGACCCAAATTGATCAGACTTCTTTGAAAAGTAAGGAGTCTCAACAGACGATCAACAAGAAGGGAAACTTAAAAGACGGGCCTTTGGTGAATGCAGAACGGCTTGCTAAAACTATTAAAGACAAATTTGTTGTTTGTACTCCTGACGAGCGATCTTCTGTTGGGAAGAAGCTGAGAACTCCTACTTTTAATCAACTCACTGGGCCTTACCATGAACCCTTTTGTCTGGACATTTATGTATCGAAAGGCTCAGTCCGTGCCTGTGTGGTCCACAGAGTAACCAGCAAGGTTGTTATTGTTGCTCATTCAATATCGAAAGACATGAAGTTTGAGCTAGGGTCTACAAAGAGTGTAGCTGCTGCCACTGCTGTGGGCAAAGTTCTAGCTCAACGAGCTTTGGAAGATGATATTCATGATGTGATTTATACACCAAGGAAAGGAGATAAGTTGGAGGGAAAACTTCAGGTTGTGCTTCAAGCAATTATAAATAATGGACTTAATGTGAAGCTAAAGCTAAAACAAAGGAATCCAAACAAAGCCATTGGAAGGCCTTAGATCTATCTTTCATGATAGGGATAAATAATAATTTAGCCGTCAACTGGTAGGCCGCTCACCTTTACTTTGTGATCTTGGAAAATTCAATAAATGGAAAATCAGAGAAGCTACAGCTGATTAAGGATAAAATGATAGAAATAATGTCTTACTACAAATAAGGTTTTGTAAAGAGCTACAGTTAATCATTCTGTAAGCAGGGGTTTTGGTGCTAAATATCCTAAGCTATAACTTTCGGCTTTGGTGTGCCTAACTTGAATTTTGTGGCCCATGGAGAATCCCTTATTTTCTTTTTTAAGAGAATTGTCAAATGGTGTGGTTTGGGTACACAGAttccatatccttactctcaaaCATCATGTCAGTTACGGAATGGTCCGAAAATATGAAGAGTCGAAGTAACAAAGAGGACTAATCATATGTTGATGCTGGTGTCCTAGCCGAGCCTGTTCTCTGTTTCTGTCAGTATAGCCGCATATTTATTCAGTGCGCTTGTAATACTTAGTTATTTTGCATTCTGCTGAAGAGAGACGGTGCCCTTAGTTTGGGCTTACTATATTTGTGCTCATGTCCTTTGAATGTTAAGTGAAGTTTTGCCCTGTTAGCTCTGTCTGCTTTGATGTCATTTGCTCTTTCCTGTGTGCTACTATTACTACTTGCTGAAACTGGTCAATGTTAAGTGAAGTTTTGGCTTTGTTCGCTTTGAGCTCATTTTCTTTCTTGTGTGCTACTATCAACTTGCTGATTACCATGTATTTTCCTTTATGCTGCATCTAACTCATGTGATTTCTGCTTGACCGACAAGGGTATTTATTAGCTGCTCTTTCTGATTTTCATTTgttcattatttattattttcaaGAGTGGTGATTCTGAAAGAATTACGTCTAGCTAGTTATGGTATCCTAATGCTTGATAGTCGTTTGGTTGTTAATGCACATGGAGAGCATGTCAATTTTTGCTGAGCAGTTCgctaaaatttgaa
Protein-coding sequences here:
- the LOC141619195 gene encoding uncharacterized protein LOC141619195 isoform X1 — protein: MIVMRRFSASTSFANPRIVLWFCKYTSKSLPSLNKDEGTSDQLISAGKSDLNFRSYLGAQGSPSFWQNCSQLNISQIEVVDSDAWSVSSCLAPVSKAAQEASQSRLIGLEEVGDGVALVPKHIENDPDIDDVEDLRIRGKLFYKVEQRSMEFDEYKFDFHGSKFKSKSKNKRESEKKEDLRRDLTQIDQTSLKSKESQQTINKKGNLKDGPLVNAERLAKTIKDKFVVCTPDERSSVGKKLRTPTFNQLTGPYHEPFCLDIYVSKGSVRACVVHRVTSKVVIVAHSISKDMKFELGSTKSVAAATAVGKVLAQRALEDDIHDVIYTPRKGDKLEGKLQVVLQAIINNGLNVKLKLKQRNPNKAIGRP